The Garciella nitratireducens DSM 15102 region AAGGCAGAAATTAATAGAACAAGATCATAAATTAAAAGACTCTAAAAGTAATCGAAAGAAGTCTAGGGCTAGGGTAAAAAGTTATATTAATTTTAGAATTTATGTAAATACTATCCGAAATGCTTTTGAGGAGATTAAAAAAACAGGAGTTCAAGCTACCTTTGAACAAAAGGATCATGAGGATTTTTTAGAAATAAAAATTAAATTACCTAAAAAGTAACGTTTTTATAAATATTGTTAAAGCTCTTTCTTTTAAGAAGGGGCTTTATGTTTTTCGTTACAAAATATTTGATAGCAATTAAAAATTATTTATTAGATTATAATTTTGAAAATCCTAAAAAATTATAATAAAAATTGTGGAATGTTTCACGTGAAACATTTATTTTTTTATTTTTGTATAAAACTCTAAAAACAAAGTAAATATATGATAAAATAAAATTATACAAAGTAGGGGGTGAAAAATTGTCAAAGATAATTGCGGTTTTCAACCAAAAAGGAGGGGTTGGGAAAACCACTTCTACAATTAATTTGGCTGCATCTTTAGGAAATCTAGGAAAAAAGATTTTAGTTTTAGATATTGATCCCCAAGGAAATGCGACTAGCGGTTTGGGAGTAGATAAAAATAGTACAAAATATACAATTTATGAAATATTAATTGAAGAAGCAGACGCTAAAAAGGCAATTATAAAAACTTCTTTTAAAAATCTTTTTGTATTGCCTTCTTCTGTAGATTTAGCTGGTGCAGAAATTGAGCTTACTTCTATTAATAATAGAGAACTTATTTTAAAAAAAGGAATTGCTACTATAAGAGAAGAATTTGATTATATATTTATTGATTGTCCTCCATCATTAGGTTTGTTGACCATCAATGCCTTAGCTGCATCAGACAGCGTTCTTATCCCTATTCAATGTGAATACTACGCATTAGAAGGAGTAAGTATGCTTATGAATACTATTCAACTTGTAAAAAAAGCTTTGAATAAGAATCTGAAGATAGAAGGTGTTATATTAAGCATGTTTGATGGAAGAAATAATTTATCTATTCAAGTAGTCGATGAGGTAAAAAAATATTTTAAAGGAAAAGTATATACCACTTTAATCCCTAGAAATGTTCGATTGGCAGAAGCTCCAAGCTATGGATTACCAATTATAGAATATGATGCTAAATCAAGAGGAGCAGAAGCATATCGTGATCTTGCTGAGGAATTCTTAGAGTATGAAGAGGAAGGTGAGTAAAAGTGGTTGCAAAGAGAGGTTTGGGAAAGGGGTTATCCGCGCTTATTCCTGAGACAGCAGAACGCGAAGAAAAAGAGAATTCGATAGAAATTGATATCATGCAGATTCAGCCAAATCAATATCAACCAAGAAAAGA contains the following coding sequences:
- a CDS encoding ParA family protein yields the protein MSKIIAVFNQKGGVGKTTSTINLAASLGNLGKKILVLDIDPQGNATSGLGVDKNSTKYTIYEILIEEADAKKAIIKTSFKNLFVLPSSVDLAGAEIELTSINNRELILKKGIATIREEFDYIFIDCPPSLGLLTINALAASDSVLIPIQCEYYALEGVSMLMNTIQLVKKALNKNLKIEGVILSMFDGRNNLSIQVVDEVKKYFKGKVYTTLIPRNVRLAEAPSYGLPIIEYDAKSRGAEAYRDLAEEFLEYEEEGE